Proteins encoded together in one Vibrio lentus window:
- the fabV gene encoding enoyl-ACP reductase FabV: MLIEPIIKGVVAKSAHPLGCKEAVKQQIKFVKSAPQIKDGPKRVLIIGASSGFGLAARIALTFGGAKADTIGVSFERGPNEKSLGTAGWYNNIYFRKEAEREQRTAINIVGDAFSQETRSQVVEAIETYFEGEVDLIIYSLAAGVRPKPNSEDFWRSAIKPIGESVTGATISLEHDHWVTNTLEAATEEEAESTLKVMGGEDWENWIDELINAESIAPGCKTIAFSYVGPEVTHPIYLDGTLGRAKIDLHQTSHALNLELANFGGNAYATVCKALVTKASVFIPGLSPYLLALYKVMKEKETHEGCIEQMQRLFSSKLYGQEKVPLDGERLVRMDEWELDPETQAHVTELLEAMDENNFQSIGDYQGFKEEFLQLNGFAQPSVDYKQKLNTEDFIKLKP; encoded by the coding sequence ATGCTGATCGAACCTATTATCAAGGGTGTGGTAGCCAAAAGCGCTCACCCTCTTGGCTGTAAAGAAGCCGTCAAACAACAGATCAAATTTGTTAAGAGTGCGCCGCAAATCAAAGATGGCCCTAAACGAGTCCTGATCATCGGCGCATCCTCTGGCTTCGGGCTTGCCGCTCGTATCGCCCTTACCTTTGGCGGTGCTAAAGCTGACACCATCGGCGTCTCATTCGAGCGCGGTCCTAATGAAAAATCCTTAGGCACTGCAGGTTGGTACAACAATATCTACTTCAGAAAAGAAGCCGAACGAGAGCAGCGTACTGCGATCAACATCGTTGGCGATGCCTTTTCACAAGAGACACGCTCCCAAGTTGTCGAAGCCATCGAAACTTACTTCGAAGGTGAAGTGGATCTGATTATCTACAGCCTAGCCGCTGGCGTTAGACCGAAACCAAATTCCGAAGACTTCTGGCGCTCTGCGATCAAGCCAATCGGTGAAAGCGTCACTGGCGCGACGATATCTCTTGAACACGATCATTGGGTAACCAACACGCTTGAAGCAGCAACCGAAGAAGAAGCCGAAAGCACACTCAAAGTCATGGGTGGCGAAGACTGGGAAAACTGGATAGATGAGCTGATCAATGCTGAATCTATCGCCCCAGGCTGTAAAACCATCGCATTTTCTTACGTTGGTCCAGAAGTCACGCACCCTATCTACTTGGACGGTACTTTGGGCCGCGCTAAAATAGACCTTCATCAAACCAGCCACGCACTTAACCTTGAACTAGCAAACTTTGGCGGTAATGCTTACGCGACCGTGTGTAAGGCATTAGTCACCAAAGCGAGCGTATTCATTCCGGGTTTAAGCCCCTACTTGCTTGCTTTATATAAAGTGATGAAAGAGAAAGAAACCCACGAAGGTTGTATCGAACAGATGCAGCGCTTGTTTAGTAGCAAACTGTATGGTCAGGAAAAAGTGCCACTTGATGGTGAACGACTAGTGCGAATGGATGAATGGGAACTCGATCCAGAAACCCAAGCTCATGTGACAGAGTTACTTGAAGCCATGGATGAAAACAACTTCCAATCAATCGGTGACTATCAAGGTTTTAAAGAAGAGTTTTTACAGTTGAACGGTTTTGCTCAACCATCGGTAGACTATAAACAGAAACTTAACACTGAAGATTTTATAAAGTTAAAGCCTTAA
- a CDS encoding ABC transporter permease has translation MNSSHGLNKRLFSWSIEEIRHGQLWPVSIALTLIIACVFALSALAERMEQVIVKQGKDALTADSVFVSANPIPQPLLDLTQVEQLESSQLTRFSTMAFSDNSMQLVTVKAVESNYPLRGEMILEGADNAASNHVEPGELWLDERIFAQLEVEIGDNVTIGDADLTITGRIAQEPGLSFNPFQQMPAVLIHNNDVEATGAIQPGSRVSFRLFLNGDESKLKAAQDSIELTPSDRWRTQDSASRTNDMFESTTQYLSLTVAIVVIMAATTLVLTCQHYVASRRKTIAMLKSLGASKQWIIKWLSVQVSLLVVIGAVLGITIGIGLEFLLRIPLGDLLPTPLPSYGAEPAILAIVSSILIGVPALGIPLIGLVNTSAISVIQSNHQLRESYKKYLLLLVPIIPMMLMYGDNLLVWIVLAGIACLFLVLAVVSNVVLRLFGKLPTSTSMRLALSRINRTPFATGIQFGSLALSLMLLSIIWLVRSDLLSDWQQTLPKNAPNAFALNIASYEKYDYLATIDANNVERTQAFPIIRGRLTTINGVEANEYSDTSEGTDALSREINFTWGDALPVYNEVLEGAWTQEKGVSVESEVAEQLGLEIGDELTFTINSQSVVANVNSIRKVEWREMKPNFYFIFTPDVLSSIPSTWLVSFRLEEQHNQMLNDLSRNHPTVSLMDIRKMGSKIQELLKQIVWSITVLAALGVVAGLLLIFTLLRLSLSQRQQEIRLYRTLGASKKRILNTIWCEYGLMALVAGSIAALGSELSVAGVMNFGFELEPSLHPMLWIVLPVLTFITLAAVVNSLIKRLLAPVNKDFG, from the coding sequence TTGAATTCATCACACGGACTGAACAAACGACTGTTTTCATGGAGCATCGAAGAAATTCGACATGGTCAGCTATGGCCGGTATCCATCGCTTTAACACTCATCATTGCTTGTGTGTTTGCGCTTTCAGCTTTGGCTGAGCGTATGGAACAAGTGATCGTAAAGCAAGGCAAAGATGCGTTAACCGCCGACAGTGTATTTGTATCGGCAAACCCAATCCCACAACCTTTATTAGACCTGACTCAGGTTGAACAGTTAGAAAGCTCTCAGTTAACTCGCTTCTCAACGATGGCATTCAGTGATAACTCGATGCAATTGGTTACCGTTAAAGCGGTAGAGAGCAATTACCCTTTACGCGGTGAAATGATACTAGAAGGCGCAGATAATGCGGCAAGCAATCATGTTGAACCGGGTGAATTGTGGCTTGATGAGCGTATATTTGCTCAGCTAGAAGTTGAGATAGGTGACAATGTCACGATAGGCGATGCCGATTTAACAATCACAGGGCGTATCGCGCAAGAGCCGGGCTTGAGTTTTAACCCTTTCCAACAAATGCCTGCTGTTCTGATTCACAATAACGATGTTGAAGCGACAGGCGCTATCCAACCAGGTAGCCGCGTTAGCTTTAGATTGTTTTTAAATGGTGATGAATCGAAACTCAAAGCCGCACAAGACAGTATCGAACTGACACCAAGTGATCGCTGGCGTACACAAGATTCAGCCAGTCGTACCAACGACATGTTCGAAAGTACCACTCAATACTTATCGCTGACGGTAGCTATCGTAGTGATCATGGCTGCGACTACTTTAGTTCTGACTTGCCAACACTATGTGGCGAGTCGTCGAAAAACCATTGCGATGCTTAAAAGTTTAGGTGCGAGTAAGCAGTGGATTATTAAATGGCTATCTGTACAGGTATCTCTGTTAGTCGTTATTGGTGCTGTACTGGGTATTACCATTGGTATCGGCCTAGAGTTTCTATTGCGAATTCCACTGGGTGACCTACTGCCAACACCACTTCCTAGTTATGGCGCTGAACCTGCAATACTGGCTATCGTATCAAGCATCTTGATTGGCGTGCCTGCGTTAGGTATCCCACTAATAGGTTTGGTCAATACATCGGCCATTAGCGTTATTCAATCAAATCACCAGTTACGTGAAAGTTATAAAAAGTACCTGTTGTTGCTTGTGCCTATTATTCCAATGATGTTGATGTACGGCGATAACTTGTTGGTGTGGATTGTCTTAGCCGGTATCGCTTGTCTGTTCTTAGTATTAGCGGTCGTCAGTAATGTGGTATTGCGCTTGTTTGGCAAATTACCGACATCAACCTCGATGCGTTTGGCGTTAAGTCGAATCAATCGCACACCTTTTGCTACTGGTATTCAGTTCGGGTCTTTAGCGTTGTCTTTGATGTTGCTATCGATTATCTGGTTAGTGAGAAGTGATTTGTTGTCAGATTGGCAACAAACCTTACCTAAAAACGCGCCCAATGCGTTTGCACTGAACATTGCGAGCTATGAGAAATACGATTATCTCGCGACCATTGATGCCAACAATGTAGAGCGTACTCAGGCGTTCCCAATTATTCGTGGCCGCTTAACCACAATAAACGGAGTCGAAGCGAACGAGTACAGTGATACATCGGAAGGTACAGATGCACTAAGCCGAGAGATTAACTTTACGTGGGGAGACGCTCTACCAGTCTATAACGAAGTGCTTGAAGGCGCTTGGACTCAAGAGAAAGGTGTGTCCGTCGAATCTGAAGTGGCTGAACAGCTAGGCTTGGAGATTGGTGATGAGCTAACCTTCACGATAAACAGCCAGAGTGTTGTGGCCAACGTGAATAGTATCAGGAAGGTAGAGTGGCGTGAAATGAAGCCAAACTTCTACTTCATCTTTACACCGGATGTATTGAGTTCGATTCCTTCTACTTGGTTGGTGAGCTTCAGATTAGAAGAGCAGCACAATCAAATGCTCAACGATCTGTCACGTAATCACCCGACTGTAAGTTTGATGGACATTCGAAAGATGGGCAGCAAGATACAAGAGCTGCTTAAACAAATCGTCTGGTCAATCACCGTGCTCGCGGCACTTGGCGTGGTAGCGGGGCTGTTGTTAATCTTCACACTGTTAAGATTGAGCCTATCTCAACGACAGCAAGAGATTCGTTTATATAGAACCCTAGGGGCGAGTAAGAAGCGCATTCTTAATACCATTTGGTGTGAATATGGATTGATGGCACTGGTGGCGGGCTCGATTGCAGCTTTGGGTTCAGAACTCAGCGTCGCCGGCGTGATGAACTTCGGCTTCGAGTTAGAACCATCACTTCATCCAATGTTGTGGATTGTTCTTCCGGTTCTGACTTTCATCACTTTAGCGGCGGTAGTTAACAGTTTGATTAAACGTTTATTGGCGCCAGTAAACAAAGACTTTGGATAG
- a CDS encoding FAD-dependent oxidoreductase yields MNHNKTDTNQPSIAIVGGGIAGTTSAIHFSELGFKVIILEKGPSLVNGPPICHLHAGGNLYRDISVEQCLQLLTQSIDTVRLFPHTINIRPTIIAVPHSDGGEPTDLLPRLKLIKQAYADLVKQDKSNQVLGDPEEYYKLYNKEDLLALSEKTQPLKPTSLDDWCIPFAKHTDLDTLKYPVAMVQEYGWSVFRLSATAQLSLDKQSNCTVLTNSRLQSVESTHEGWSLTYTDRENQSRKLTADYLINASGFETGIVDDFVGSKQQRLVEFKAAYVTEWPYSQECKEEWPEVIFHGPRGTPQGMAQLTPYADGVFQLHGMTEGITLFEGGLVSSSTDSSQPQLPSKLLKKIVSGWSEEQLELRTRAAITHMSQFIPSFASAEVGGKPLFGAQQIPGTDPSLRASDVSFCGDRYARLEVVKASSTLEAAQKVAKQWFDITESISIEDTHSVTMSLNLNDIENRAIGLTQERGYPDALAKVSGQDHG; encoded by the coding sequence ATGAACCACAACAAAACGGATACAAATCAACCTTCTATTGCCATTGTTGGCGGCGGTATTGCCGGAACCACAAGCGCTATTCATTTTAGTGAGCTGGGTTTTAAGGTCATTATCTTGGAAAAAGGGCCAAGTTTGGTTAATGGGCCACCCATTTGCCACTTGCACGCTGGCGGCAATTTGTATCGAGATATTTCTGTAGAGCAGTGTCTCCAATTGCTCACGCAGTCGATTGATACTGTCCGACTATTCCCTCACACGATCAATATTCGACCGACAATCATCGCTGTGCCACATAGTGATGGCGGCGAGCCGACGGATTTACTTCCTCGCCTTAAGCTCATCAAACAAGCCTATGCTGACCTTGTTAAACAAGATAAAAGCAATCAAGTGCTTGGCGACCCGGAAGAGTATTACAAGCTGTATAACAAAGAGGATTTGTTAGCACTTTCTGAAAAAACGCAGCCTCTGAAGCCTACATCTCTCGATGACTGGTGTATTCCTTTTGCTAAACACACTGATTTAGACACGCTCAAATACCCTGTTGCGATGGTTCAAGAGTATGGTTGGAGTGTATTCCGATTGTCCGCGACAGCTCAGTTATCCCTTGATAAACAATCGAATTGCACTGTGTTAACCAATAGCCGCTTACAGTCTGTTGAATCGACTCATGAAGGCTGGTCTTTAACTTACACTGACCGTGAAAATCAAAGCCGTAAACTGACGGCAGATTACTTGATTAATGCGAGTGGTTTCGAGACCGGCATTGTCGATGACTTTGTTGGCTCTAAACAGCAAAGGTTGGTCGAATTTAAAGCCGCCTACGTTACTGAGTGGCCATATTCGCAAGAATGTAAGGAAGAGTGGCCAGAGGTTATCTTTCATGGCCCAAGAGGTACTCCGCAAGGCATGGCGCAATTAACGCCGTATGCCGATGGTGTGTTCCAGCTTCATGGTATGACAGAAGGGATTACGCTGTTTGAGGGCGGATTGGTTTCATCTTCAACGGATTCATCGCAACCTCAGTTACCTTCTAAGCTGCTTAAGAAAATCGTATCTGGTTGGAGTGAAGAGCAACTTGAGTTAAGAACGCGAGCGGCGATTACTCATATGTCTCAGTTCATTCCAAGCTTTGCTTCTGCTGAAGTTGGCGGCAAGCCGCTTTTCGGTGCGCAGCAAATTCCGGGAACGGACCCAAGCTTGAGAGCTTCAGACGTGTCTTTCTGCGGTGACCGCTATGCTCGACTTGAAGTCGTCAAAGCGTCTTCCACTTTAGAGGCGGCACAAAAAGTTGCTAAGCAATGGTTTGATATAACTGAATCGATATCGATTGAAGATACGCACTCAGTGACAATGTCACTTAATCTAAATGATATTGAAAACAGAGCGATAGGATTAACTCAAGAGCGCGGTTATCCAGATGCGCTTGCGAAGGTATCAGGGCAAGATCACGGCTAA
- a CDS encoding arylesterase: MTRLISFLFFILFSTASLAQGPTSAQVSKLLVLGDSLSAGYNMDIKQSWPSLLPDALEKHDKTVNVVNGSISGDTTGNGLARLPQLLEEHAPDTVLIELGANDGLRGFPPKLMSANLDQIIEQVKAAGAKPIMMQIKIPPNYGKRYNEQFEYVFTSLSDQQDVPLLPFFLEHIILKPEWMMNDGLHPKPEAQPWIAEFVAEELYQYL, encoded by the coding sequence ATGACTCGACTAATTTCCTTTTTATTTTTTATTTTATTTTCAACCGCTTCGTTAGCTCAAGGCCCTACGTCAGCTCAAGTTTCCAAGTTATTGGTACTTGGCGATAGCTTGAGTGCGGGTTACAACATGGATATCAAGCAAAGCTGGCCAAGTTTGTTGCCAGACGCATTGGAAAAACATGATAAAACCGTGAACGTGGTCAACGGCAGTATTTCTGGTGACACAACGGGCAATGGCCTAGCGCGTTTACCGCAACTGCTTGAAGAACACGCCCCAGACACCGTTCTTATTGAACTTGGCGCGAATGATGGACTGCGTGGCTTCCCTCCTAAGCTTATGTCTGCAAATCTGGACCAGATCATCGAGCAAGTAAAAGCTGCGGGCGCAAAACCAATTATGATGCAGATTAAAATCCCACCTAACTACGGCAAACGTTACAACGAACAATTCGAGTACGTTTTTACATCGCTGTCTGATCAACAAGACGTGCCACTTTTGCCCTTTTTCCTTGAGCACATCATCCTCAAACCTGAGTGGATGATGAACGATGGACTGCATCCAAAACCAGAAGCTCAACCTTGGATCGCTGAATTCGTCGCCGAAGAATTATATCAGTATCTTTAA
- a CDS encoding ABC transporter ATP-binding protein → MHTSIIKAEAVSKTVSTNQEHLTILEHVDIDIREGETVAIVGTSGAGKSTLMTLLAGLDVPTSGEISLLGQPLSQLDDEARAKIRSESVGFVFQSFLLIPSLSALQNVTLPCLLKGEDEDIERATALLESVGLKDRLDHLPSQLSVGEQQRVALARAFMIKPKILFADEPTGNLDQQTAAKIVELLFELNSLHGTTLVLVTHDPKLAQRCQRTLKMHVGHIEEV, encoded by the coding sequence ATGCATACATCCATCATAAAAGCAGAAGCTGTTTCCAAGACAGTGTCTACTAATCAAGAACATTTAACAATCTTAGAGCATGTTGATATCGATATTCGTGAGGGTGAAACGGTTGCGATTGTCGGTACTTCCGGCGCGGGTAAATCCACGTTAATGACACTGCTTGCAGGGCTCGACGTTCCAACTTCTGGCGAAATCAGTTTGTTAGGCCAACCTCTATCACAGCTAGATGACGAAGCGAGAGCCAAAATTCGCAGTGAATCCGTTGGGTTTGTTTTCCAAAGCTTCTTATTGATCCCAAGCCTTTCTGCGCTGCAAAACGTCACGCTACCTTGTTTATTGAAAGGTGAAGACGAAGACATCGAACGCGCGACGGCTCTGCTTGAATCTGTGGGCTTGAAAGACAGGCTTGATCACTTGCCATCTCAACTATCAGTTGGTGAACAACAAAGGGTCGCATTGGCTCGTGCGTTTATGATTAAGCCTAAAATTTTGTTTGCCGATGAACCAACGGGCAACCTAGATCAACAAACGGCAGCGAAAATCGTCGAGTTGTTGTTTGAACTCAATTCATTGCACGGCACCACGCTTGTTCTCGTGACGCACGACCCTAAACTCGCACAGCGTTGCCAACGAACCTTGAAAATGCACGTCGGTCACATAGAGGAAGTGTAA